From the genome of Rathayibacter sp. VKM Ac-2759, one region includes:
- a CDS encoding extracellular solute-binding protein, with the protein MNIRRVIAVGGVLALAAGLAACSGGGDSGGGTDGTPSGEITVLTQRTDLIQDGTFDEYAKQFTEAYPGTSVKFEGITNYEQDVTTRLSSGNIGDVLALPTSVAPDQFSAFFEPLGTTDELSKTYRFTAPKAYEGTAYGIAQFGNTMGFVYNKRVWSEAGVTGTPTTPDEFLADLQLIKDNTDATPYYTNYKDAWPLSQWNGDPSVFGDADATNALNSDETPWTGDDSYVGISDGLLFDIVKNGLSEADPTTTAWEGSKAMIATGEVATMYLGSWAIQQMKDAATTAGTDPADIGYMPFPYQADGKFVATLAPDYFSAINKKSDNKATAMAWIEWFTLESDYAAKSGAIGTAVDSPNPDTLADFTDLGVEYLEQDAAPAGEESVQADIIKSSQVDLTGGIYRQKLVDIARGAADGDKESAFADLDSRWAEGIASLQ; encoded by the coding sequence ATGAACATTCGGCGCGTCATCGCAGTCGGAGGCGTCCTCGCTCTCGCCGCCGGCCTCGCAGCCTGCTCCGGCGGAGGCGATTCCGGCGGCGGCACGGACGGCACCCCCTCCGGGGAGATCACCGTCCTCACCCAGCGCACCGACCTCATCCAGGACGGCACGTTCGACGAGTACGCGAAGCAGTTCACGGAGGCGTACCCCGGCACCTCGGTCAAGTTCGAGGGCATCACGAACTACGAGCAGGACGTCACGACCCGGCTCTCCTCCGGCAACATCGGCGACGTCCTCGCCCTGCCGACCTCGGTCGCTCCGGATCAGTTCTCGGCCTTCTTCGAGCCGCTCGGCACCACCGACGAGCTCTCGAAGACCTACCGCTTCACCGCGCCGAAGGCCTACGAGGGCACCGCGTACGGCATCGCCCAGTTCGGCAACACGATGGGCTTCGTCTACAACAAGAGGGTCTGGAGCGAGGCCGGAGTCACCGGCACGCCGACCACGCCCGACGAGTTCCTCGCCGACCTGCAGCTGATCAAGGACAACACCGACGCGACGCCGTACTACACGAACTACAAGGACGCGTGGCCGCTGTCGCAGTGGAACGGCGACCCGAGCGTGTTCGGCGACGCCGACGCGACCAACGCGCTGAACAGCGACGAGACCCCGTGGACGGGAGACGACTCCTACGTCGGCATCTCGGACGGCCTGCTCTTCGACATCGTGAAGAACGGCCTCTCGGAGGCCGACCCGACCACGACCGCGTGGGAGGGCTCGAAGGCCATGATCGCCACCGGCGAGGTCGCCACGATGTACCTCGGCTCCTGGGCGATCCAGCAGATGAAGGACGCGGCCACCACCGCCGGCACCGACCCCGCCGACATCGGCTACATGCCCTTCCCCTACCAGGCCGACGGGAAGTTCGTCGCGACCCTCGCCCCCGACTACTTCAGCGCGATCAACAAGAAGTCGGACAACAAGGCGACGGCCATGGCCTGGATCGAGTGGTTCACGCTCGAGTCCGACTACGCCGCCAAGTCCGGCGCCATCGGCACCGCCGTCGACAGCCCGAACCCCGACACGCTCGCCGACTTCACCGACCTGGGCGTCGAGTACCTCGAGCAGGACGCCGCCCCCGCCGGCGAGGAGAGCGTGCAGGCCGACATCATCAAGTCATCGCAGGTCGACCTGACCGGAGGCATCTACCGCCAGAAGCTCGTCGACATCGCCCGCGGTGCCGCCGACGGAGACAAGGAGTCGGCCTTCGCCGATCTCGACTCCCGCTGGGCCGAGGGCATCGCCTCGCTCCAGTGA
- a CDS encoding 1,4-beta-xylanase translates to MSVDLSALDEHFSGMTWGWTGVRGTWATPQAEHSLDEMRPLGLNWVTIAFATLQDTVVSTEIPWREAPTPTDDEVRWAIRAVHERGWKAVLKPTVNCRDGLWRGYIGFFDWDVPGEAHWSDWFASYTEYIVHFAEIAEQEGAEMLCIGCEMVRADPRQAEWRALVAEVRAVYSGIVTYNCDKYQEDHVEWWDAVDVISASGYYPTGQWEQQLDRIEPVARRFGKPFLFIEAGCPSRDTSPERPNDWTLQGAPSGRAQAEYLSEMFEACRSRDWVGGFALWDWPVALYDPADTEENTDYCMYAKPGQQVVTDYYASRGR, encoded by the coding sequence ATGAGCGTCGATCTGTCCGCTCTCGATGAGCACTTCTCCGGGATGACCTGGGGCTGGACGGGAGTCCGCGGCACCTGGGCGACTCCGCAGGCCGAGCACTCGCTCGACGAGATGCGCCCGCTGGGCCTCAACTGGGTCACGATCGCCTTCGCGACGCTGCAGGACACGGTCGTCTCGACCGAGATCCCGTGGCGGGAGGCGCCCACGCCGACCGACGACGAGGTGCGCTGGGCGATCCGCGCGGTGCACGAGCGCGGCTGGAAGGCGGTGCTGAAGCCCACGGTCAACTGCCGCGACGGGCTCTGGCGCGGCTACATCGGCTTCTTCGACTGGGACGTGCCCGGCGAGGCGCACTGGAGCGACTGGTTCGCCTCGTACACCGAGTACATCGTCCACTTCGCTGAGATCGCGGAGCAGGAGGGGGCCGAGATGCTCTGCATCGGCTGCGAGATGGTGCGCGCCGATCCGCGCCAGGCCGAGTGGCGCGCCCTCGTCGCCGAGGTGCGGGCGGTCTACTCCGGGATCGTCACGTACAACTGCGACAAGTACCAGGAGGATCACGTCGAGTGGTGGGACGCGGTCGATGTGATCTCGGCCAGCGGCTACTACCCGACGGGGCAGTGGGAGCAGCAGCTCGACCGGATCGAGCCGGTCGCCCGCCGCTTCGGCAAGCCGTTCCTCTTCATCGAGGCGGGCTGCCCGAGCCGCGACACGTCTCCCGAGCGCCCGAACGACTGGACGCTGCAGGGCGCTCCGTCGGGGCGGGCGCAGGCCGAGTACCTGAGCGAGATGTTCGAGGCGTGCCGCTCGCGCGACTGGGTCGGAGGCTTCGCCCTCTGGGACTGGCCGGTCGCCCTCTACGATCCGGCCGACACGGAGGAGAACACCGACTACTGCATGTACGCGAAGCCGGGACAGCAGGTCGTCACCGACTACTACGCGTCGCGCGGCCGATGA
- a CDS encoding glycoside hydrolase family 2 protein, producing MTTPDRLNTGRPDTVRPTTVRLHDGWSVEPLPGRLVPRSVAGAGPIPAVVPGTVHTDLLAAGLIEDPYIGTNEKLQEWIGSTSWRYTTTFTASAAAAGRADLVFEGLDTVATVRLNGETVLESRNQHRTYRVPVQDRLVDGDNTLEVVFAAPVPEADRASLELEYRPHVNHHPYNSIRKMACSFGWDWGLDTSTSGIWRPVLLESWSTARLAETVVSADVDGSDGVVDVRVAVDSVSDSALEVVASVGGTTLRAPVVGGEARLRLTVADVRRWWPRGYGEQNLYDLAISLESGGEVLDERTRRIGFRTVRADTTPDDAGTPFVLIVNDRPVYVKGVNWIPDDTFPHRIDAERYRERLTQAADANINLIRVWGGGIFESDDFYDAADELGLLTWQDFLLACAAYAEEEPLFSEIVAESREAVIRLGAHPSLVILNGNNENIWGRVEWGWDARLEGRTWGEGYYYDVFPGIVDELAPHVVYTPGSPFSPDRSQHPNDALNGTTHLWEHWNREDYPRYREVRPRFVSEFGWQGPPTWATLAEAMPDEPLTPESPSMLVHQKAMEGNVKLTDGLVAHLPLPNTMPEWHWAMGLNQALAIRTALDWFRSLQPHNTGAIVWQLNDNWPVVSWAAVDGYGRRKPLWYAIRAAFADRVVTVQPEGERLEASLSNDTDADWTATLRSTRRSFDGAVLEESSLAIEVPARTTLRVPLDLGAPSDAASELLVAEFGGERGLWFFSEFRDSSLGEAVLETEAHAVEGGVDVTVTARTLVRELALLADVAAPDAEVDDMLVTLLPGESVTFHVRTASGVAPEAFTAPEVLRSANALLTAVTA from the coding sequence ATGACGACGCCTGACCGACTGAACACCGGCCGACCGGACACCGTCCGACCGACCACCGTGCGACTCCACGACGGCTGGAGCGTCGAACCGCTCCCCGGACGCCTCGTCCCCCGCTCCGTCGCCGGCGCCGGCCCGATCCCGGCCGTCGTCCCCGGCACCGTGCACACCGATCTGCTGGCCGCAGGCCTCATCGAGGACCCGTACATCGGCACCAACGAGAAGCTGCAGGAGTGGATCGGCAGCACCTCGTGGCGCTACACGACCACCTTCACCGCCTCCGCCGCCGCGGCCGGCCGGGCCGACCTCGTCTTCGAGGGTCTGGACACCGTCGCGACCGTGCGCCTGAACGGCGAGACCGTGCTCGAGAGCCGCAACCAGCACCGCACCTACCGCGTCCCCGTCCAGGACCGCCTCGTCGACGGCGACAACACGCTCGAGGTCGTCTTCGCGGCCCCCGTCCCGGAGGCGGACCGCGCCTCGCTCGAGCTCGAGTACCGGCCGCACGTGAACCACCACCCCTACAACTCGATCCGCAAGATGGCCTGCAGCTTCGGCTGGGACTGGGGGCTCGACACCTCGACCAGCGGCATCTGGCGCCCCGTCCTCCTCGAGTCGTGGTCGACGGCGCGCCTGGCCGAGACCGTCGTCTCGGCCGACGTCGACGGGAGCGACGGGGTCGTCGACGTGCGCGTCGCGGTCGACTCCGTGAGCGACTCCGCGCTCGAGGTCGTCGCGAGCGTCGGCGGCACCACTCTCCGCGCCCCCGTGGTGGGCGGCGAGGCGCGACTCCGGCTCACCGTCGCCGATGTGCGGCGCTGGTGGCCCCGCGGCTACGGCGAGCAGAACCTCTACGACCTCGCGATCTCGCTCGAGTCGGGCGGCGAGGTGCTCGACGAGCGCACGAGGCGGATCGGCTTCCGCACCGTTCGCGCCGACACGACTCCGGACGACGCCGGCACCCCGTTCGTGCTGATCGTCAACGACCGGCCCGTGTACGTGAAGGGCGTCAACTGGATCCCCGACGACACCTTCCCGCACCGCATCGACGCCGAGCGCTACCGTGAGCGGCTCACCCAGGCCGCCGACGCGAACATCAACCTCATCCGCGTCTGGGGCGGCGGCATCTTCGAGAGCGACGACTTCTACGACGCGGCCGATGAGCTGGGTCTGCTCACCTGGCAGGACTTCCTGCTCGCGTGCGCGGCCTACGCCGAGGAGGAGCCGCTCTTCTCCGAGATCGTCGCCGAGTCGCGGGAGGCGGTCATCCGCCTGGGCGCGCACCCGTCGCTCGTGATCCTCAACGGCAACAACGAGAACATCTGGGGCCGCGTCGAGTGGGGGTGGGACGCCCGGCTCGAGGGCCGCACCTGGGGCGAGGGGTACTACTACGACGTGTTCCCCGGGATCGTCGACGAGCTCGCGCCGCACGTGGTCTACACGCCCGGCAGCCCGTTCTCGCCCGACCGCTCCCAGCACCCCAACGACGCGCTGAACGGCACCACGCACCTCTGGGAGCACTGGAACCGCGAAGACTACCCGCGCTACCGCGAGGTGCGCCCGCGCTTCGTCTCGGAGTTCGGCTGGCAGGGCCCGCCGACCTGGGCGACGCTCGCCGAGGCGATGCCCGACGAGCCGCTCACGCCGGAGTCGCCGTCGATGCTCGTGCACCAGAAGGCGATGGAGGGCAACGTCAAGCTCACCGACGGCCTCGTCGCGCACCTGCCGCTGCCGAACACCATGCCCGAGTGGCACTGGGCGATGGGCCTCAACCAGGCGCTCGCGATCCGCACGGCGCTCGACTGGTTCCGCTCGCTGCAGCCGCACAACACCGGCGCGATCGTCTGGCAGCTCAACGACAACTGGCCCGTGGTCTCGTGGGCCGCGGTCGACGGCTACGGGAGGCGGAAGCCGCTCTGGTACGCGATCCGCGCGGCCTTCGCCGACCGCGTCGTGACCGTGCAGCCCGAGGGCGAGCGCCTCGAGGCGTCGCTCTCGAACGACACCGACGCCGACTGGACGGCGACGCTGCGGAGCACGCGCCGCTCGTTCGACGGGGCGGTGCTCGAGGAGAGCTCGCTCGCGATCGAGGTGCCCGCGCGGACGACCCTCCGCGTGCCGCTCGACCTCGGAGCCCCCTCCGATGCCGCCTCCGAGCTGCTCGTCGCCGAGTTCGGCGGCGAGCGCGGGCTCTGGTTCTTCTCCGAGTTCCGCGACTCGTCGCTGGGCGAGGCCGTGCTCGAGACCGAGGCGCACGCGGTCGAGGGAGGCGTCGACGTCACCGTGACCGCGCGCACCCTGGTCCGCGAGCTGGCGCTCCTGGCCGATGTCGCCGCTCCGGACGCCGAGGTCGACGACATGCTCGTGACCCTGCTCCCCGGCGAGAGCGTCACGTTCCACGTCCGCACGGCGTCGGGCGTCGCTCCGGAGGCGTTCACCGCGCCCGAGGTGCTCCGCAGCGCCAACGCGCTCCTCACGGCGGTGACCGCATGA
- a CDS encoding sugar ABC transporter permease translates to MTEIIGATGVASTRALAGASPVVKRRRGLRGPNGELRITPLLFLAVPLVLLITLTYYPVGNMIWYSFTDWDGISLEKDPVGLDNYLQIFTKPEYFQVFFVSLYYFAASFVQMFIALYFATLLSFDTRFRNLFKGIIFFPYLLNGVAIALVFLFFFRPGGTLDATLAGLGLAQTGTTPLWLGDPSWVNVSLGGVSIWRYTGLNFVLFLGAIQSIPDEIYEAADLDGANSWHKFRFIIVPGIKRIISLSFILAIAGSLSVFEIPYIMTGGSNGSSTFVITTIQQAFVFQRVGFASAMAVILLIVVLLVTYVQRRLVPDDDVALN, encoded by the coding sequence ATGACCGAGATCATCGGCGCCACGGGCGTCGCCTCCACCCGGGCGCTCGCCGGCGCCTCCCCCGTCGTCAAGCGCCGTCGCGGGCTGCGGGGCCCGAACGGGGAGCTGCGCATCACGCCGCTGCTGTTCCTCGCGGTGCCCCTCGTCCTGCTGATCACGCTGACCTACTACCCGGTCGGCAACATGATCTGGTACTCGTTCACCGACTGGGACGGCATCTCGCTCGAGAAGGACCCGGTCGGCCTCGACAACTACCTGCAGATCTTCACGAAGCCGGAGTACTTCCAGGTCTTCTTCGTCAGCCTCTACTACTTCGCCGCCTCGTTCGTGCAGATGTTCATCGCGCTCTACTTCGCGACCCTGCTCAGCTTCGACACCCGGTTCCGCAATCTCTTCAAGGGCATCATCTTCTTCCCCTACCTCCTCAACGGAGTGGCGATCGCACTGGTGTTCCTCTTCTTCTTCCGCCCCGGAGGAACGCTCGACGCGACCCTGGCCGGTCTCGGCCTCGCGCAGACCGGGACCACTCCGCTCTGGCTCGGCGACCCGTCGTGGGTCAACGTCTCGCTCGGCGGGGTGTCGATCTGGCGCTACACCGGCCTCAACTTCGTGCTGTTCCTCGGAGCGATCCAGTCGATCCCGGACGAGATCTACGAGGCGGCCGACCTCGACGGCGCCAACTCGTGGCACAAGTTCCGCTTCATCATCGTGCCGGGCATCAAGCGCATCATCAGCCTGTCGTTCATCCTCGCGATCGCAGGATCGCTGTCGGTGTTCGAGATCCCGTACATCATGACGGGCGGCTCGAACGGCAGCTCCACCTTCGTCATCACGACGATCCAGCAGGCCTTCGTCTTCCAGCGGGTGGGCTTCGCCTCCGCCATGGCGGTCATCCTGCTGATCGTCGTCCTCCTCGTCACCTACGTCCAGCGCCGGCTCGTGCCGGACGACGACGTGGCCCTCAACTGA
- a CDS encoding carbohydrate ABC transporter permease, which yields MTSALAAPTRPRERSLTPHPIRRFLAVLGKYASLIVFSLLLLLPLVVIVFASFKTAQEYATTSPITPPQNWLNFENFGTAWVGGDMLRGFANTGLVLTLSIIVTILIGTMAAYALDRFEFRAKKAVFALFLIATLVPGVTTQVATYQVINGFGLVNTYWAAVLLFSGTDIVSIYIFVQFMQSIPKSLDEAAMLEGTSRFGIYWRIILPLLQPAVVTVIIIKGIAIYNEFYIPLLYMPTPELNMVSTSLFRFIGPFSSSQQIIAAGVLIVIVPTLVIFVSLQRFIYNGITRGATK from the coding sequence ATGACCTCCGCACTCGCCGCACCGACGCGGCCCCGGGAGCGCTCGCTCACCCCCCACCCGATCCGGCGGTTCCTCGCGGTGCTCGGCAAGTACGCCTCGCTGATCGTGTTCAGCCTCCTGCTGCTGCTGCCGCTCGTCGTCATCGTGTTCGCGAGCTTCAAGACCGCCCAGGAGTACGCGACGACCTCGCCGATCACTCCTCCGCAGAACTGGCTCAACTTCGAGAACTTCGGCACGGCCTGGGTCGGCGGCGACATGCTGCGCGGCTTCGCCAACACCGGTCTCGTGCTGACGCTGTCGATCATCGTCACGATCCTGATCGGCACGATGGCCGCGTACGCGCTCGACCGCTTCGAGTTCCGGGCCAAGAAGGCGGTGTTCGCGCTCTTCCTGATCGCGACGCTCGTGCCCGGAGTCACGACCCAGGTCGCCACGTACCAGGTCATCAACGGATTCGGCCTGGTCAACACCTACTGGGCGGCGGTCCTGCTCTTCTCGGGCACCGACATCGTCTCGATCTACATCTTCGTGCAGTTCATGCAGTCGATCCCGAAGAGCCTCGACGAGGCGGCGATGCTCGAGGGAACGAGCCGCTTCGGCATCTACTGGCGCATCATCCTGCCGCTGCTCCAGCCCGCTGTCGTCACCGTGATCATCATCAAGGGGATCGCGATCTACAACGAGTTCTACATACCGCTGCTGTACATGCCGACGCCCGAGCTGAACATGGTCTCGACCTCGCTGTTCCGCTTCATCGGGCCGTTCAGCTCGTCGCAGCAGATCATCGCGGCGGGGGTGCTGATCGTGATCGTCCCGACGCTCGTGATCTTCGTCTCGCTGCAGCGCTTCATCTACAACGGCATCACCAGGGGGGCCACCAAATGA